Proteins co-encoded in one Tolumonas lignilytica genomic window:
- a CDS encoding DUF3465 domain-containing protein, with protein sequence MKIHNSLYFAFLFGLSLLIPITFTHAGESDAALSQAYQNQQSNLQIQGDGIVVKVLPDDTRGSQHQRFILKLSTGQTLLVAHNIDLAPRIESLNEGDTVEFYGEYEWNEKGGVIHWTHHDPQNRHVSGWLKHNGQTYQ encoded by the coding sequence ATGAAAATACATAACTCGCTATATTTTGCGTTCCTGTTTGGGCTTTCATTATTAATTCCAATCACATTTACTCATGCTGGCGAATCAGATGCCGCGTTATCTCAGGCATATCAAAACCAGCAAAGTAATTTACAAATTCAAGGTGATGGTATTGTTGTTAAAGTGCTGCCTGATGATACTCGGGGTTCTCAGCACCAACGTTTTATTCTAAAACTTTCAACAGGTCAGACATTGCTTGTTGCCCATAACATCGACTTAGCACCAAGAATTGAAAGTCTGAACGAAGGTGACACCGTTGAGTTCTACGGTGAATACGAGTGGAATGAAAAAGGTGGGGTTATTCACTGGACGCATCATGATCCGCAAAATCGCCATGTTTCCGGTTGGTTGAAGCACAACGGTCAAACCTACCAATAA